The proteins below are encoded in one region of Festucalex cinctus isolate MCC-2025b chromosome 2, RoL_Fcin_1.0, whole genome shotgun sequence:
- the dtx3 gene encoding putative E3 ubiquitin-protein ligase DTX3 isoform X1, translating into MGSQVSSDEMSVRAGQGSDEVLVSQAVWDYLASAGRPWLLDFQHKQGMNAAIVRRGERGGCCAVRLQPVPGSRLAGAADVPVSSETRKAFIDLCRCARKEMSKQEGGPKRKRALLPCVGVLEPNGEGNLLQLPPQPPCRRSQRQQQQRFRKAADEEAFSALHEAAHRKDCGAGSHGEADDNSSCSICMGDIVDKTTLEKCGHSFCRCCLDQAFKVKRACPVCRLVYGQLIGNQPANGTMIVERDPALQLPGHEGFGCICIIYSFPPGLQAPEHPNPGVRYPGTDRLAYLPDSPDGNRVLGLLRRAFEQRLTFTIGTSMTTGLQNVITWNDIHHKTSIWGGPRCFGYPDPTYLVRVTEELREKGITAD; encoded by the exons ATGGGCTCACAAG TTTCATCTGATGAGATGAGCGTGCGTGCTGGCCAGGGGAGCGACGAGGTGCTGGTGTCGCAGGCCGTGTGGGACTACCTGGCCTCGGCCGGCAGGCCCTGGCTTCTCGATTTCCAGCACAAGCAGGGCATGAACGCCGCCATCGTCCGGCGGGGCGAGAGGGGGGGCTGCTGCGCCGTCAGGTTGCAGCCGGTGCCGGGCTCCAGGCTGGCCGGCGCGGCGGACGTCCCCGTTTCCAGCGAGACGCGCAAAGCCTTCATCGATCTGTGCCGCTGTGCCCGCAAAGAGATGAGCAAGCAGGAGGGCGGCCCCAAGAGGAAGAGGGCCCTGCTTCCCTGCGTCGGGGTCCTGGAGCCAAACGGCGAGGGGAACCTGCTCCAGCTGCCGCCCCAGCCCCCGTGCCGCCGCTCCCagaggcagcagcagcagaggtTCCGCAAGGCCGCGGACGAAGAGGCCTTCTCGGCGCTCCACGAGGCGGCCCACCGGAAAGACTGCGGCGCGGGTTCCCACGGCGAGGCGGACGACAACAGCTCTTGCTCCATCTGCATGGGGGACATTGTCGACAAGACCACCCTGGAGAAGTGCGGCCACTCGTTCTGCCGATGCTGCCTGGATCAAGCGTTCAAGGTGAAGCGGGCCTGTCCCGTGTGTCGCCTCGTTTACGGCCAACTGATCGGTAACCAGCCTGCCAACGGCACCATGATTGTGGAGCGGGATCCCGCCCTGCAGCTCCCGGGTCACGAGGGCTTCGGGTGCATCTGCATCATCTACAGCTTCCCTCCTGGCTTACAGGCA CCCGAGCATCCCAATCCGGGCGTGCGCTACCCAGGAACCGACCGCTTGGCCTACCTCCCCGACAGCCCCGATGGGAACCGCGTGCTCGGCCTGCTGCGCCGGGCCTTCGAGCAGCGCCTTACCTTCACGATCGGTACCTCCATGACGACGGGCTTGCAAAATGTCATCACCTGGAATGACATTCACCACAAGACCTCAATATGGGGTGGGCCCCGCTG TTTTGGCTACCCAGACCCCACTTACCTGGTGCGTGTGACAGAGGAGCTGCGAGAGAAAGGCATCACTGCGGACTGA
- the dtx3 gene encoding putative E3 ubiquitin-protein ligase DTX3 isoform X2: MSVRAGQGSDEVLVSQAVWDYLASAGRPWLLDFQHKQGMNAAIVRRGERGGCCAVRLQPVPGSRLAGAADVPVSSETRKAFIDLCRCARKEMSKQEGGPKRKRALLPCVGVLEPNGEGNLLQLPPQPPCRRSQRQQQQRFRKAADEEAFSALHEAAHRKDCGAGSHGEADDNSSCSICMGDIVDKTTLEKCGHSFCRCCLDQAFKVKRACPVCRLVYGQLIGNQPANGTMIVERDPALQLPGHEGFGCICIIYSFPPGLQAPEHPNPGVRYPGTDRLAYLPDSPDGNRVLGLLRRAFEQRLTFTIGTSMTTGLQNVITWNDIHHKTSIWGGPRCFGYPDPTYLVRVTEELREKGITAD; this comes from the exons ATGAGCGTGCGTGCTGGCCAGGGGAGCGACGAGGTGCTGGTGTCGCAGGCCGTGTGGGACTACCTGGCCTCGGCCGGCAGGCCCTGGCTTCTCGATTTCCAGCACAAGCAGGGCATGAACGCCGCCATCGTCCGGCGGGGCGAGAGGGGGGGCTGCTGCGCCGTCAGGTTGCAGCCGGTGCCGGGCTCCAGGCTGGCCGGCGCGGCGGACGTCCCCGTTTCCAGCGAGACGCGCAAAGCCTTCATCGATCTGTGCCGCTGTGCCCGCAAAGAGATGAGCAAGCAGGAGGGCGGCCCCAAGAGGAAGAGGGCCCTGCTTCCCTGCGTCGGGGTCCTGGAGCCAAACGGCGAGGGGAACCTGCTCCAGCTGCCGCCCCAGCCCCCGTGCCGCCGCTCCCagaggcagcagcagcagaggtTCCGCAAGGCCGCGGACGAAGAGGCCTTCTCGGCGCTCCACGAGGCGGCCCACCGGAAAGACTGCGGCGCGGGTTCCCACGGCGAGGCGGACGACAACAGCTCTTGCTCCATCTGCATGGGGGACATTGTCGACAAGACCACCCTGGAGAAGTGCGGCCACTCGTTCTGCCGATGCTGCCTGGATCAAGCGTTCAAGGTGAAGCGGGCCTGTCCCGTGTGTCGCCTCGTTTACGGCCAACTGATCGGTAACCAGCCTGCCAACGGCACCATGATTGTGGAGCGGGATCCCGCCCTGCAGCTCCCGGGTCACGAGGGCTTCGGGTGCATCTGCATCATCTACAGCTTCCCTCCTGGCTTACAGGCA CCCGAGCATCCCAATCCGGGCGTGCGCTACCCAGGAACCGACCGCTTGGCCTACCTCCCCGACAGCCCCGATGGGAACCGCGTGCTCGGCCTGCTGCGCCGGGCCTTCGAGCAGCGCCTTACCTTCACGATCGGTACCTCCATGACGACGGGCTTGCAAAATGTCATCACCTGGAATGACATTCACCACAAGACCTCAATATGGGGTGGGCCCCGCTG TTTTGGCTACCCAGACCCCACTTACCTGGTGCGTGTGACAGAGGAGCTGCGAGAGAAAGGCATCACTGCGGACTGA